The genomic segment CAAACAAAtgcttccctccttttttccttactcctcccttattttttctctatttacctACAAAACCCCACACTGTTATGACCAAGCAGACAGGAATACAAAGACATACATTTCATGTAGATGGAGACTATTGAACAAAAGAAGTCAATGTTTTTAatgaaatagtttatttttttaaattattttaagatggAATAATCTAACTGGGTTTCATTTTCAAAAGCATTATGAAGATAATGAAGAACTTCTGGGCAAGTTGAGCATgctgtgttttatatatttttcttcagatAGTTTAGTATAAGGTTGTAATTTAAGATGACTTTAAAGAACTTGTGATGTGATGCAAGTTGGTATGAGCAGCTGCAGAAACTCCTCAGTAGAAGCCATAGGACCAGTACCTTCTACAGCACAGTGGGCGGCAACAGCCATAAccatagccacagccatagccacagccatagccacagctatagccacagccatagccacagccatagccacagccatagccTAGGCCACCATAGCCATAACCCAGGCTTCCATAGTATCCACTATAGTAACACATGTTGTCAGGAGTGAATGCCAGTT from the Arvicanthis niloticus isolate mArvNil1 chromosome 12, mArvNil1.pat.X, whole genome shotgun sequence genome contains:
- the LOC117717496 gene encoding keratin-associated protein 20-2-like, producing the protein MCYYSGYYGSLGYGYGGLGYGCGYGCGYGCGYSCGYGCGYGCGYGYGCCRPLCCRRYWSYGFY